The Cloacibacillus sp. An23 genomic sequence ACTTTCCGAAAAAACCATAAAGAACCACGTTAGCCACATACTGAAGAAGCTTGAACTGACAGACAGGACGAAGGCCGCCGCACTCGCGTGGCGCGAGGGGCTTCCTCAGATTTCCGAGGATTTTTATTCCCTCTCATCAGCCGAGCCTATGTTAAAATAATAGAACACGCGGCAACTATGTTGTCCCGTTTCATACCAGGGAGGACAGAATGAGCGTAAAAAAGAGCTTTTCGATATTCGTCATAATCGTCGTATTGTCCATAGTCGGAGTGCTTTTCTGCAGCATAGACGCTTCGACTTTCGATATGTTAGAAGATGCGAACCCGGCGCTGCTCGCCTGCGCGGCCGCTCTCGTCGTGCTCATGTGGCTGCTCGACGCATTCAAATTCATGTCGCTAGCGCGGGCTGCGGGCGAGCGGCTGACTCTGCGCCGCACTCTTTCTGTGATATGGATAAACTACTTCGGCAGCGCAATCACGCCCATGCAGAGCGGCGGAGGCCCGTTCCAAGTCTATCTGCTCTACAGATACGGCGTCTCGGTGGGGAAGTCGGTCGCTATAACTCTAGTCCGTACGCTTCAGGTACTATTCCTGCTCGCGATGGTCGTTCCCTTCTCCATGATAGCCGACCCGGACATACTGGAAAGATACTCGTACCTCAGATGGTACGCCTGCTACGTCGTCGTCTTCATCGGCGCCTGCGCGTTTCTCCTCGTCGTCAGCATAGCGCGCCCGAGATGGATGAAGCGCTGGGTAAACGCGGTGCTCGTATGGGTGAATAAGATCGGCCTGCTCAAGTCGAAATACCTGCTCCGCGTCGCGCGCTGGATAAAC encodes the following:
- a CDS encoding lysylphosphatidylglycerol synthase transmembrane domain-containing protein, coding for MSVKKSFSIFVIIVVLSIVGVLFCSIDASTFDMLEDANPALLACAAALVVLMWLLDAFKFMSLARAAGERLTLRRTLSVIWINYFGSAITPMQSGGGPFQVYLLYRYGVSVGKSVAITLVRTLQVLFLLAMVVPFSMIADPDILERYSYLRWYACYVVVFIGACAFLLVVSIARPRWMKRWVNAVLVWVNKIGLLKSKYLLRVARWINREISSYNDNIKLFTSTGKAWFALSALFAAAHLITYMSIMPCLILAAGFSVNYLQCILAESLLLFMLYFIPTPGASGAAEGGAVAVFGLFVPWSVAGVMAVTWRLLSEYTGIAIGTCIILRMLGWGGADKVLSEDNTKKADTANESK